Genomic window ([Empedobacter] haloabium):
CGATATCGGACGTGTCGACGTAGGTGTACCAGGTGCCTTCCGGGTACACGACCAGCACCGGGCCGTGCTCGCAGCGGTCCAGGCAGCCGGCCTGGTTGATGCGCACGTTGCCGGCGCCGTTGATGTCCAGTTGCTTGCAGCGTTTCTTGGCGTGTTTCTGCGCCTGCTCGGCGCCACGCGGGCCGCAGCTCTCGCGGCCGTCATCACGGGTGTTCATGCAAAAGAACACGTGATGCTTGAAATAGGGAGTGTCGCTCATGCTTGCCTCGTTGTTGTGGTAGGGCCGGCGCGTCGGCGGCGCAGGCGTAATGATACCCGCTCAGGCGCGATTGAGTTTATGGGACGGCAGCCACAGGAACCACAGCGCGAAGAAGGGCCAGAGCAGGGAAAGGAACTGGGCGGCGCCGTTGAAGTTCAAGAATTTGCCTTGTACCCAGGTCTGCATGGTGGCGCTGAAGTACGGGTTCACGGGGGTGCTGTTGACAACAATGATGCTGAGGATCAGGGTCGCGATGCCGAGCCGGCGCTGCGCTGCCTGGGGCGCGAACGCCAGCCCGGCCACCATGATGCCGCCGATCAGGAAGCCGCCCTGCGCGCCTGGCGTGATCCACACGAAGGCATTTTCCGGCGCGAACAGCAGGGCCGAGGCGAGCGTCTTGGCCGTGATGGCCCCGGCCAGCAGCCCGGCCGCCAACAGGGCGCGCGGCGCGGTCCGGCGCATCAGGCACATCAGGGTCAGCGCCGCGCCCACCATGCTGCAGGCCGTGACGATCGTTTCGGACAACCAGTATTGCTCGACGCTCAGGTCGGGTTCCGGCCGCACGTACGACAGCAGGTCGATGTCCGCCTCCATCAGGCGGCTCAGCCAGTCCGACAGGATGGGCAGCACCTGGCCCTGACCGAACAGGAAGGACGAAGGGT
Coding sequences:
- a CDS encoding ferredoxin, encoding MSDTPYFKHHVFFCMNTRDDGRESCGPRGAEQAQKHAKKRCKQLDINGAGNVRINQAGCLDRCEHGPVLVVYPEGTWYTYVDTSDIDEIIDSHLVNGKPVERLKIK
- a CDS encoding VanZ family protein; this translates as MTVDGTQEQQPAPGVPEPARAHRGSPVARATLLAYLLLIVYASLFPFSGWHNQGLSPLLFLEHTAMPRYWTKFDASINVIGYIPFGTLVAYALHPRIRGILAFLLAALTGMLVSGAMEAIQTYLPSRVSSNLDFYTNSAGCALGGLIGVLTARKLLDTSHLYRLRQRWFAQHASQGLVLVALWPLAQLYPSSFLFGQGQVLPILSDWLSRLMEADIDLLSYVRPEPDLSVEQYWLSETIVTACSMVGAALTLMCLMRRTAPRALLAAGLLAGAITAKTLASALLFAPENAFVWITPGAQGGFLIGGIMVAGLAFAPQAAQRRLGIATLILSIIVVNSTPVNPYFSATMQTWVQGKFLNFNGAAQFLSLLWPFFALWFLWLPSHKLNRA